From a single Sparus aurata chromosome 13, fSpaAur1.1, whole genome shotgun sequence genomic region:
- the LOC115593806 gene encoding stAR-related lipid transfer protein 13-like isoform X4 — translation MRASKIEAKEACDWLRAAGFPQYAQLYEDSQFPIDISSVKRDHDFLDRDLVEPLCRRLNTLNKCASMKLDVSQPKKKGDDSDEDDPLAISKRWTFEWSSRRWSRLQDFLLDSTNESSPTGQGEGLRSTVSSESVLTDLSEQEITEISSLHSEDSASAMPDSISMASLSASYQPPRELPHYNSLPIKSSRHGQGGRSKAKEFLRRMELMRTWGPSTRRKSSNRRPPLVISGPVLQGEEPQALQVLQCTPISQLELKFSHQPDGDTSSVSLTNDCKDLSTMSVSPINETVVPVVKEPVCTKPRTASKRSSLYLEDMVLPSQGKRTEGQSQFGRNQFRSYENLLVHIPKDHKPGTFPKALSIESLAPSPDDRNNGPKTSPPKNGLGQPWSGKPLSKPPCPGAPRGSRVSVYDNVPGSHLYASTGDLLDLEKEDNLFPHLDDIIQHVSGLQQIVDHWSRSVLPEDETGEGEEDGEGRTTPSEGERDGVSLNDTDSTGTSRERRDSGVGASLTRPRLRWPSFRTSDHLNQPASSLQISSQSAGQLSLLQKFSLLRLTAIMEKYSMSNKHGWTWSVPKFMKRMKVPDYKEKSVFGVPLIIHVQRCGFPLPLCLQQALSHLRTHCLDQVGLFRKSGVKSRIQALRQQCELSPDSVSYEDQSAYDVADMVKQFFRDLPEPLLTSKLGETFLHIYQYVPKEQRLQAVRAAILLMPDENREVLQTLLYFLRDVTSLVEENQMTPMNLAVCLGPSLFHLSILKNETLSPRSIQRKYTTGRPDQKDLNENLAATQGLSHMITECQHLFQIPEEMVTQSRNSYMEAELMVPPLDELCKAHEEEVEDDEVEDDEEGSYHAHLERLVQSLLEEARDKSKGWVSRSATDHTELAFKKVGDGNPLRRWRVCIEVSANPNEVLQRLLRERPLWQTELQKEKVLETLDKQTDVYQYSYRNMVPQPSCDYVVLRSWRTDLCRGSCALVCVSIEHEDSPRMGAVRGVVLESQYLLEPCGTGRTRLTHISRVDLRGRSPEWYNKAFGHLCVNEAQMIRSSFLPPDQTSTEAKI, via the exons ATGAGGGCTTCAA AGATCGAGGCTAAGGAGGCTTGCGATTGGCTCAGAGCGGCAGGATTTCCACAGTACGCCCAGCTTTATGAAG ATTCCCAGTTTCCAATTGACATTTCCTCAGTGAAAAGGGACCACGACTTTCTGGACCGGGATCTGGTGGAGCCTCTGTGTCG aCGTCTAAACACTCTGAACAAATGTGCCTCCATGAAGCTGGATGTCAGCCAGCCTAAGAAGAAA GGTGATGACTCTGATGAAGACGACCCGTTGGCCATCAGTAAAAGATGGACTTTCGAGTGGAGCAGTCGACGCTGGTCTCGCCTGcaagacttcctgttggacagCACCAATGAGAGCAGCCCGACGGGTCAGGGGGAGGGTCTGCGCAGCACAGTGAGCAGCGAGAGCGTGCTGACAGACCTGAGTGAGCAGGAGATCACGGAAATCTCCTCGCTGCACAGTGAGGACTCCGCCTCAGCCATGCCGGACTCTATTTCCATGGCCTCTCTCTCCGCTTCCTACCAACCGCCCAGGGAACTCCCACACTACAACTCCCTGCCAATCAAGAGCAGCCGCCACGGGCAAGGAGGGCGGAGTAAAGCCAAAGAGTTTTTGCGTCGCATGGAATTAATGCGTACCTGGGGACCGTCAACGAGGCGGAAAAGCTCAAACCGCAGGCCCCCGCTGGTCATCAGTGGGCCGGTGTTACAGGGCGAGGAGCCTCAGGCGCTGCAGGTGCTCCAGTGCACTCCTATTAGCCAATTAGAACTGAAATTCAGTCACCAACCTGATGGTGacacttcctctgtctctcttacCAACGATTGTAAAGACCTATCCACCATGAGTGTGAGCCCCATTAATGAGACCGTGGTGCCCGTTGTGAAGGAACCCGTGTGCACCAAACCTCGCACTGCCAGCAAGAGAAGCAGCTTGTATCTGGAGGATATGGTGCTGCCCTCTCAGGGTAAGAGGACTGAAGGACAGAGCCAGTTTGGCAGAAACCAGTTTCGCTCGTATGAAAACCTCCTCGTTCACATCCCCAAAGACCACAAACCAGGCACCTTTCCAAAAGCTCTATCCATAGAGAGCCTGGCTCCTTCCCCTGACGACAGGAACAATGGCCCCAAAACTTCTCCTCCCAAAAACGGCCTGGGGCAGCCTTGGTCCGGTAAACCTCTGTCCAAGCCCCCCTGTCCTGGAGCTCCTCGGGGCAGCAGGGTGAGTGTTTACGACAACGTGCCGGGGTCCCACCTTTACGCCAGTACAGGAGACCTGCTGGACTTAGAGAAAGAGGACAACCTGTTCCCTCAccttgatgacatcatccagcATGTCAGCGGTTTACAGCAAATAGTGGACCACTGGAGCCGCAGCGTGCTGCCCGAGGACGAgacaggggagggggaggaggatggggaggGCAGGACCACCCCCAGTGAAGGCGAGAGAGATGGGGTCTCCTTGAACGACACGGATTCGACAGGGACCAGTCGGGAGAGGCGTGACTCTGGAGTCGGGGCATCGCTGACAAGACCACG TCTACGCTGGCCCAGTTTCAGAACCTCGGATCATCTCAACCAACCAGCATCTTCACTGCAGatcagcagccaatcagcaggcCAGCTCAGCCTGCTGCAGAAGTTCTCTTTGCTCCGCCTCACCGCCATCATGGAGAAATACTCCATGTCTAATAAACATGGCTGGACATG GTCTGTGCCCAAGTTTATGAAGCGCATGAAGGTGCCGGACTACAAAGAGAAGAGTGTGTTTGGTGTTCCCCTCATCATTCATGTCCAGCGCTGTGGTTTTCCGCTCCCTCTGTGTTTACAGCAGGCCCTCAGTCACCTCAGAACACACTGTCTGGACCAG GTGGGATTGTTCCGCAAGTCCGGCGTGAAGTCTCGTATCCAGGCTCTGAGGCAGCAGTGTGAGCTGTCCCCCGACTCCGTGAGCTACGAGGACCAGTCGGCGTACGACGTGGCCGACATGGTCAAGCAGTTCTTCAGAGACTTGCCAGAGCCTCTGCTTACGAGCAAGCTAGGGGAGACTTTCCTGCATATTTACCAGT aTGTCCCAAAGGAGCAGAGGTTGCAAGCCGTCAGAGCGGCCATTCTGTTGATGCCCGATGAGAACAGGGAGGTCCTGCAGACGTTGCTCTACTTCCTGCGCGATGTCACTTCCTTGGTGGAGGAGAACCAGATGACGCCGATGAACCTGGCTGTTTGCCTCGGGCCTTCGCTGTTCCACCTCAGCATACTGAAGAACGAGACGCTGTCACCGAG GTCGATCCAGAGGAAGTACACCACGGGCCGCCCCGATCAGAAGGACCTGAATGAGAACCTGGCCGCCACCCAGGGCCTGTCACACATGATCACAGAGTGCCAGCACCTCTTTCAG ATCCCGGAGGAGATGGTGACCCAGTCCCGCAACTCCTACATGGAGGCCGAGCTGATGGTGCCCCCGCTGGACGAGCTGTGCAAAGCTCacgaggaggaagtggaggacgATGAGGTAGAGGACGATGAGGAAGGATCCTACCACGCACATCTAGAAAGGCTGGTCCAGAGCCTGCTGGAAGAGGCCAGAGATAAGAGCAAGGGCTGGGTGTCGCGCTCGGCTACTGACCATACAGAACTGGCTTTTAAAAAG GTGGGAGACGGTAACCCTCTAAGGCGGTGGCGGGTGTGCATCGAGGTGTCGGCAAATCCCAACGAGGTGCTGCAGCGGCTGCTGAGAGAGCGCCCCCTGTGGCAGACCGAGCTGCAGAAGGAGAAGGTTCTGGAGACGCTGGACAAACAGACGGACGTGTACCAGTACTCCTACCGCAACATGGTGCCTCAGCCCAGCTGTGACTACGTGGTACTAAG atcgTGGCGCACGGACCTGTGCAGAGGCTCCTGCGcgctggtgtgtgtgtccatcgAACACGAAGACAGCCCACGCATGGGAGCAGTGAGGGGGGTGGTGCTGGAGTCCCAGTACCTCCTCGAGCCCTGTGGGACTGGGAGGACCAGGCTCACACACATCTCCAGAGTGGACCTCAG GGGAAGGTCTCCAGAATGGTACAACAAGGCGTTTGGTCACCTGTGTGTTAACGAAGCCCAGATGATCCGctcctcttttctccccccGGATCAGACGAGCACTGAGGCCAAGATCTAA
- the LOC115593806 gene encoding stAR-related lipid transfer protein 13-like isoform X5 has protein sequence MKLDVSQPKKKGDDSDEDDPLAISKRWTFEWSSRRWSRLQDFLLDSTNESSPTGQGEGLRSTVSSESVLTDLSEQEITEISSLHSEDSASAMPDSISMASLSASYQPPRELPHYNSLPIKSSRHGQGGRSKAKEFLRRMELMRTWGPSTRRKSSNRRPPLVISGPVLQGEEPQALQVLQCTPISQLELKFSHQPDGDTSSVSLTNDCKDLSTMSVSPINETVVPVVKEPVCTKPRTASKRSSLYLEDMVLPSQGKRTEGQSQFGRNQFRSYENLLVHIPKDHKPGTFPKALSIESLAPSPDDRNNGPKTSPPKNGLGQPWSGKPLSKPPCPGAPRGSRVSVYDNVPGSHLYASTGDLLDLEKEDNLFPHLDDIIQHVSGLQQIVDHWSRSVLPEDETGEGEEDGEGRTTPSEGERDGVSLNDTDSTGTSRERRDSGVGASLTRPRLRWPSFRTSDHLNQPASSLQISSQSAGQLSLLQKFSLLRLTAIMEKYSMSNKHGWTWSVPKFMKRMKVPDYKEKSVFGVPLIIHVQRCGFPLPLCLQQALSHLRTHCLDQVGLFRKSGVKSRIQALRQQCELSPDSVSYEDQSAYDVADMVKQFFRDLPEPLLTSKLGETFLHIYQYVPKEQRLQAVRAAILLMPDENREVLQTLLYFLRDVTSLVEENQMTPMNLAVCLGPSLFHLSILKNETLSPRSIQRKYTTGRPDQKDLNENLAATQGLSHMITECQHLFQIPEEMVTQSRNSYMEAELMVPPLDELCKAHEEEVEDDEVEDDEEGSYHAHLERLVQSLLEEARDKSKGWVSRSATDHTELAFKKVGDGNPLRRWRVCIEVSANPNEVLQRLLRERPLWQTELQKEKVLETLDKQTDVYQYSYRNMVPQPSCDYVVLRSWRTDLCRGSCALVCVSIEHEDSPRMGAVRGVVLESQYLLEPCGTGRTRLTHISRVDLRGRSPEWYNKAFGHLCVNEAQMIRSSFLPPDQTSTEAKI, from the exons ATGAAGCTGGATGTCAGCCAGCCTAAGAAGAAA GGTGATGACTCTGATGAAGACGACCCGTTGGCCATCAGTAAAAGATGGACTTTCGAGTGGAGCAGTCGACGCTGGTCTCGCCTGcaagacttcctgttggacagCACCAATGAGAGCAGCCCGACGGGTCAGGGGGAGGGTCTGCGCAGCACAGTGAGCAGCGAGAGCGTGCTGACAGACCTGAGTGAGCAGGAGATCACGGAAATCTCCTCGCTGCACAGTGAGGACTCCGCCTCAGCCATGCCGGACTCTATTTCCATGGCCTCTCTCTCCGCTTCCTACCAACCGCCCAGGGAACTCCCACACTACAACTCCCTGCCAATCAAGAGCAGCCGCCACGGGCAAGGAGGGCGGAGTAAAGCCAAAGAGTTTTTGCGTCGCATGGAATTAATGCGTACCTGGGGACCGTCAACGAGGCGGAAAAGCTCAAACCGCAGGCCCCCGCTGGTCATCAGTGGGCCGGTGTTACAGGGCGAGGAGCCTCAGGCGCTGCAGGTGCTCCAGTGCACTCCTATTAGCCAATTAGAACTGAAATTCAGTCACCAACCTGATGGTGacacttcctctgtctctcttacCAACGATTGTAAAGACCTATCCACCATGAGTGTGAGCCCCATTAATGAGACCGTGGTGCCCGTTGTGAAGGAACCCGTGTGCACCAAACCTCGCACTGCCAGCAAGAGAAGCAGCTTGTATCTGGAGGATATGGTGCTGCCCTCTCAGGGTAAGAGGACTGAAGGACAGAGCCAGTTTGGCAGAAACCAGTTTCGCTCGTATGAAAACCTCCTCGTTCACATCCCCAAAGACCACAAACCAGGCACCTTTCCAAAAGCTCTATCCATAGAGAGCCTGGCTCCTTCCCCTGACGACAGGAACAATGGCCCCAAAACTTCTCCTCCCAAAAACGGCCTGGGGCAGCCTTGGTCCGGTAAACCTCTGTCCAAGCCCCCCTGTCCTGGAGCTCCTCGGGGCAGCAGGGTGAGTGTTTACGACAACGTGCCGGGGTCCCACCTTTACGCCAGTACAGGAGACCTGCTGGACTTAGAGAAAGAGGACAACCTGTTCCCTCAccttgatgacatcatccagcATGTCAGCGGTTTACAGCAAATAGTGGACCACTGGAGCCGCAGCGTGCTGCCCGAGGACGAgacaggggagggggaggaggatggggaggGCAGGACCACCCCCAGTGAAGGCGAGAGAGATGGGGTCTCCTTGAACGACACGGATTCGACAGGGACCAGTCGGGAGAGGCGTGACTCTGGAGTCGGGGCATCGCTGACAAGACCACG TCTACGCTGGCCCAGTTTCAGAACCTCGGATCATCTCAACCAACCAGCATCTTCACTGCAGatcagcagccaatcagcaggcCAGCTCAGCCTGCTGCAGAAGTTCTCTTTGCTCCGCCTCACCGCCATCATGGAGAAATACTCCATGTCTAATAAACATGGCTGGACATG GTCTGTGCCCAAGTTTATGAAGCGCATGAAGGTGCCGGACTACAAAGAGAAGAGTGTGTTTGGTGTTCCCCTCATCATTCATGTCCAGCGCTGTGGTTTTCCGCTCCCTCTGTGTTTACAGCAGGCCCTCAGTCACCTCAGAACACACTGTCTGGACCAG GTGGGATTGTTCCGCAAGTCCGGCGTGAAGTCTCGTATCCAGGCTCTGAGGCAGCAGTGTGAGCTGTCCCCCGACTCCGTGAGCTACGAGGACCAGTCGGCGTACGACGTGGCCGACATGGTCAAGCAGTTCTTCAGAGACTTGCCAGAGCCTCTGCTTACGAGCAAGCTAGGGGAGACTTTCCTGCATATTTACCAGT aTGTCCCAAAGGAGCAGAGGTTGCAAGCCGTCAGAGCGGCCATTCTGTTGATGCCCGATGAGAACAGGGAGGTCCTGCAGACGTTGCTCTACTTCCTGCGCGATGTCACTTCCTTGGTGGAGGAGAACCAGATGACGCCGATGAACCTGGCTGTTTGCCTCGGGCCTTCGCTGTTCCACCTCAGCATACTGAAGAACGAGACGCTGTCACCGAG GTCGATCCAGAGGAAGTACACCACGGGCCGCCCCGATCAGAAGGACCTGAATGAGAACCTGGCCGCCACCCAGGGCCTGTCACACATGATCACAGAGTGCCAGCACCTCTTTCAG ATCCCGGAGGAGATGGTGACCCAGTCCCGCAACTCCTACATGGAGGCCGAGCTGATGGTGCCCCCGCTGGACGAGCTGTGCAAAGCTCacgaggaggaagtggaggacgATGAGGTAGAGGACGATGAGGAAGGATCCTACCACGCACATCTAGAAAGGCTGGTCCAGAGCCTGCTGGAAGAGGCCAGAGATAAGAGCAAGGGCTGGGTGTCGCGCTCGGCTACTGACCATACAGAACTGGCTTTTAAAAAG GTGGGAGACGGTAACCCTCTAAGGCGGTGGCGGGTGTGCATCGAGGTGTCGGCAAATCCCAACGAGGTGCTGCAGCGGCTGCTGAGAGAGCGCCCCCTGTGGCAGACCGAGCTGCAGAAGGAGAAGGTTCTGGAGACGCTGGACAAACAGACGGACGTGTACCAGTACTCCTACCGCAACATGGTGCCTCAGCCCAGCTGTGACTACGTGGTACTAAG atcgTGGCGCACGGACCTGTGCAGAGGCTCCTGCGcgctggtgtgtgtgtccatcgAACACGAAGACAGCCCACGCATGGGAGCAGTGAGGGGGGTGGTGCTGGAGTCCCAGTACCTCCTCGAGCCCTGTGGGACTGGGAGGACCAGGCTCACACACATCTCCAGAGTGGACCTCAG GGGAAGGTCTCCAGAATGGTACAACAAGGCGTTTGGTCACCTGTGTGTTAACGAAGCCCAGATGATCCGctcctcttttctccccccGGATCAGACGAGCACTGAGGCCAAGATCTAA